Proteins encoded by one window of Blautia luti:
- a CDS encoding alpha-galactosidase, with amino-acid sequence MEWIRYHEKEKVFELRTENSTYQMQVREYDTLVHLYYGSPVGDTLITDRIVCADRGFSGNPYEAGRDRTFSLDTLPQEYTAYGNGDYRINGLEAVQADGSDTANLKFESYEIRPGKYSLRGLPAMFGGEEEAQTLEIVLADHASGLKVHLLYGVFPKFDVITRAVRLENTGTEAVTIKKAVSMEMDFEYRELDAVHFYGRHAMEREMERNHLGHGNWSVGSIRGTSSHHHNPFVILCDRDTEETHGNCYGYALAYSGNFVFETEVDQIGQTRVMMGIHPYHFQWTLKQGDTFETPEVIMTYSEEGLGKLSRNYHDAYRQNLIRSKYVDQPRPILVNNWEATYFDFDADKLYHIAEEAKNIGLDMFVLDDGWFGKRDNDWCALGDWKVYEEKIKGGLPALAEKIHGLGLKFGLWVEPEMVSEDSDLYREHPDWAFKIPGRAANRSRYQLNLDITRKEVREHIMNQIFTVLDACKVDYVKWDMNRSVDNVFCAALPGERQGEVYHRYVLAVYEMMESLVQRYPDLLFESCSGGGGRFEAGMLYYSPQIWCSDNTDAIDRLKIQYGTSFGYPVSAMGAHVSVCPNHQSGRITPFETRGIVASSGTFGYELDLMKMSEEEKKTAREQILIYKEMEHLVQTGDYYRLENPYENQKYVLWQFVSKDKKEAVVCGVRLHSEANPRIYLCYPQGLDAEMHYEDTATGKVYTGAALMKAGLPLPLTMGDYQPVKFTFKAVEK; translated from the coding sequence ATGGAATGGATCAGATATCACGAAAAAGAGAAAGTATTTGAACTGAGAACAGAAAACAGCACGTATCAGATGCAGGTCAGGGAGTATGATACCCTGGTTCATCTTTATTATGGAAGTCCGGTGGGAGATACACTGATCACAGACAGGATCGTGTGTGCAGACAGAGGTTTTTCCGGGAATCCTTATGAAGCGGGAAGGGACAGGACATTTTCCCTGGATACACTGCCACAGGAATACACAGCCTACGGAAACGGGGATTACAGGATCAATGGCCTGGAGGCTGTTCAGGCAGATGGAAGTGATACTGCGAATCTGAAATTCGAATCTTATGAGATCAGACCGGGCAAATACAGCCTCAGGGGACTTCCGGCCATGTTCGGAGGAGAAGAGGAAGCACAGACTCTGGAGATCGTTCTGGCAGATCATGCCAGCGGGCTGAAGGTGCACCTTCTTTATGGAGTATTTCCGAAATTCGATGTGATCACCAGGGCAGTACGCCTGGAAAATACAGGCACAGAAGCTGTTACCATAAAGAAAGCAGTGTCCATGGAAATGGACTTTGAATACAGGGAACTGGATGCAGTTCATTTTTACGGCAGACATGCCATGGAGCGTGAGATGGAAAGAAACCATCTGGGTCACGGAAACTGGTCGGTGGGAAGTATCCGGGGAACTTCCAGCCACCACCATAATCCATTTGTCATCCTCTGCGACCGCGATACGGAAGAGACACATGGAAACTGCTACGGCTATGCGCTGGCATACAGTGGAAACTTTGTATTTGAGACAGAAGTGGATCAGATCGGACAAACCCGTGTGATGATGGGAATCCATCCATATCATTTCCAGTGGACACTGAAACAGGGGGATACTTTTGAGACACCGGAGGTCATTATGACTTATTCGGAGGAAGGTTTAGGGAAGCTTTCCCGTAATTATCATGATGCATACAGACAGAATCTGATCCGCAGTAAATATGTAGATCAGCCCCGCCCGATCCTGGTCAACAACTGGGAAGCTACGTATTTCGATTTCGATGCAGACAAGCTCTATCACATTGCAGAAGAAGCGAAGAATATCGGACTGGATATGTTTGTGCTGGATGACGGCTGGTTTGGAAAGAGAGACAATGACTGGTGTGCGCTTGGAGACTGGAAGGTATATGAGGAGAAGATCAAAGGCGGTCTTCCTGCACTGGCAGAGAAGATCCATGGTCTGGGACTGAAATTCGGTCTGTGGGTAGAACCTGAGATGGTTTCCGAGGACAGTGATCTGTACAGGGAGCATCCGGACTGGGCATTTAAGATCCCGGGACGTGCAGCGAACAGAAGCAGGTATCAGCTGAATCTGGATATTACCAGAAAGGAAGTCCGGGAACACATTATGAACCAGATATTCACAGTGCTGGATGCCTGCAAAGTGGATTATGTGAAGTGGGATATGAACCGCAGTGTGGATAACGTGTTCTGTGCAGCACTTCCAGGAGAACGTCAGGGAGAGGTTTATCACAGATATGTTCTGGCTGTCTATGAGATGATGGAGAGCCTGGTGCAGAGATATCCGGATCTTCTTTTCGAATCCTGTTCCGGCGGCGGTGGAAGATTTGAGGCAGGAATGCTTTACTATTCCCCGCAGATCTGGTGCAGTGATAATACCGATGCCATTGACAGACTGAAGATCCAGTATGGTACTTCTTTCGGTTATCCAGTAAGTGCTATGGGAGCGCATGTGAGCGTATGCCCCAACCATCAGTCAGGAAGGATCACACCTTTCGAGACAAGAGGAATCGTGGCATCTTCCGGAACCTTCGGTTATGAACTTGACCTGATGAAAATGTCCGAAGAAGAGAAGAAGACAGCCAGAGAACAGATCCTTATCTATAAAGAGATGGAACATTTGGTACAGACAGGGGATTATTACCGCCTGGAAAATCCTTATGAAAACCAGAAATATGTATTATGGCAGTTTGTATCCAAGGATAAAAAAGAGGCTGTGGTATGCGGTGTCAGACTGCACAGTGAAGCCAACCCACGGATCTATCTGTGCTATCCTCAGGGGCTGGATGCAGAAATGCATTATGAAGACACAGCTACAGGAAAAGTTTATACAGGTGCGGCTCTGATGAAAGCAGGACTGCCGCTGCCGCTGACGATGGGAGATTACCAGCCTGTGAAATTCACATTTAAGGCTGTGGAGAAATAA
- a CDS encoding DUF1836 domain-containing protein codes for MTIDEKDMINSILASVSRIDYIKPDDIPNIELYMDQVTTFMEEQLASTKRYDEDKILTKTMINNYAKNKLLPPPEKKRYSREHILMLIFIYYFKNILSISDIQTLLTPIAQKYFKSMTEKDMTYIYNEVFSMEKEQIESLKKDLLRKYKTAQDTFSDADEEDQENLKRFSFICLLSFDVYVKKMMIEHLIDEMNLSSNEEKKKK; via the coding sequence ATGACTATTGATGAAAAAGATATGATAAACAGTATTCTGGCAAGTGTGTCCAGGATTGATTATATTAAACCGGATGATATCCCCAATATTGAATTATACATGGATCAGGTAACAACCTTTATGGAGGAGCAGCTTGCTTCCACCAAGCGTTATGACGAGGACAAGATCCTCACCAAGACCATGATCAATAACTATGCCAAGAATAAACTCCTTCCTCCGCCGGAGAAGAAGCGTTATTCCAGAGAGCATATCCTGATGCTGATCTTTATTTATTATTTCAAGAACATTCTGTCCATCAGTGATATTCAGACCCTGCTCACACCCATCGCGCAGAAATATTTCAAGTCCATGACTGAGAAGGACATGACCTATATTTATAATGAAGTTTTCAGCATGGAAAAAGAACAGATCGAATCTCTCAAGAAAGACCTGCTCCGCAAATATAAAACAGCCCAGGATACTTTCTCAGATGCAGATGAAGAAGATCAGGAGAATTTGAAACGCTTCTCTTTTATCTGCCTGTTAAGTTTTGATGTTTATGTAAAGAAAATGATGATCGAACATCTGATCGACGAAATGAATCTGTCCTCAAACGAAGAGAAAAAGAAAAAATAA